The Reyranella humidisoli DNA segment GGTCCAGGCGATGTAGGCGCCGATCATGTAGAGCGAGCCGTGCGCCAGATTGACCAGGTCCATGATGCCCAGGGTCAGCGTCAGCCCGGCGGCGAGCAGGAACATCAGCAGGCCGAGCTGCACGCCGTTCAGCACCTGTAGCAGCAGATATTCCATCTGTTCCTCAAACAAAACGGGAGCGCGTCGCCGCGCTCCCGAATTCCTTTCCTCCCCAGTCATCTGGGGAGGTGTCAGCGTCTTCGCTGACGGAGGGGTCAGAAGACTTGACCCCTCCGTCGCCGTGAGACGGCGACACCTCCCCATCTGAATGGGGAGGAAAACGATCTCACTTCATCGGGCACTTTTCGGCGAAGGGATCGACCGCGTTCTTCACGGCGGTGGCGATGGTCTTCACCGTCATCATGCCTTGCGGATCCTTGACGGCTTCCTGGATGTAGAAGTTCTGGATCGGGAAGTTGTTGTTGCCGAACTTGAAGTCGCCGCGGACCGACTTGAAGTTGGCCTTCTTCATCTCGGCGCGGACCTTGTCCTTGTTCGACAGGTCGCCCTTCAGCGCGTCGGCGGCCGAGGCCATCAGCATGATCGCGTCGTAGCTCTGCGCGCCGTAATAGGACGGGTAGACGCCGTGCTTCTTCTTGAAGTCCTCGACGTACTTCTTGTTGGCCTCGCCCGGCAGGTCGTTGACCCACTCCTGCGCGCCCAGCGTGCCGAGCGCCAGATCGCCCTGCTGCGGCAGCGTGATCGCGTCGATCGAGAACACCTGGTAGAGCGGCACGGTCTTGTTGAGGCCCGACTGCGCCCACTGCTTCACGAACTGAACGCCGTGCGCGCCGGGATAGAAGATGAAGATGCCATCCGGCTTGGCGGCGGCGATCTTGGTCAGCTCGGCCGAGAAGTCGAGCTGGTCGGGCCACTTGGTGAAGTCCTCGCTGACGATCTTGCCCTTGTAGGTGCGCTTGACGCCCGCGAGCATGTCCTTGCCCGCGGCATAATTCGGACCGACCAGGTAAAGGCTCTTCACGCCCTTGGTGTTGAGATAGTCGCCCATCGCCATCGGCGTCTGGTCGTTCTGCCACGAGGTCGAGAAGAAGTTCTTGTTGCAGAGTTCGCCCGCGATCGCCGAGGGGCCGGCATTGGCCGAGATCAGGATCGTGTCACCCTCGTCGACGACGGTCTTGAGCGAGGCCAGCAGCACGTTCGACCAGATGTAGCCGGAGATGAAGTTCACCTTGTCCTGCTGGACGAGCTTCTCTGAGCGCGCCTTGCCGACGTCCGGCTTGAACTGGTCGTCCTCGTAGATGATCTCGAAGGGCTTGCCGCCCATCTTGCCGCCGAGATGCTCCTTGGCCAACTCGACCGAGCGGCGCATGTCCTCGCCGATGGCGGCCTGCGGCCCCGAAAACGTGCTGACGAAGCCGACCTTGATCGGGCTCTGGGCCACGGCCGGCAGGCCGAATGCCATTGCCGCCGCAATTGTTGCGGTGCCAAACAATTTGTTCTTCATGAGCCGACGCTCCCTGTTTCCCTTGTTTGTATAAAAGCTGAAAAAACAGGCCCCAACAACGGCATATTGGATGCCGCGCCGGCCGCCGGCTTTCCTTCAGCCGCGCAGTTTGAAGCGCTGGATCTTGCCCGTGGCGGTCTTGGGCAGTTCCGGGACGTACTCGATCCACCTTGGATACTTGTAGGGGGCGAGCGTCCGCTTGCAGTGCGCCATCAGGGCGTCCGTCAGGGCGGCGCCTGCGTCGCCCGGCTGCTTCAGGACGACGATCGCCTTGGGCTTGATCAGTGACTGTTCGTCGGTCTGGCCGACCACCGCGGCTTCGAGGACGGCCGGATGCCCGATCAGGCAGTTCTCGATTTCGACGGGTGAGCACCAGATGCCGCCGACCTTGAGCATGTCGTCGCTGCGACCCTCGTAGATGAAGTAGCCGTCCTCGTCCTCGCGATAGGTGTCGCCGGTGTTCAGCCAGCCGTTCACCATCGTCTCGGCCGTCTTCTCGGGCTTGTTCCAGTAATACCTGGCGGCCGACTCCGCCTTGATCCACAACCGGCCGCTCTCGCCCTTGGCAACGGGATCGCCGTTCTCATCCAGGATGCGGGCCTCGTAGCCCGGCACCGGCTTACCGCTGGTGCCGGGCCGGTAGTCGTCGAGCCGGTTGCCGATGAAGATGTGCAGCGCTTCGGTCGAGCCGATGCCGTCGAGAATGATCGTGCCGGTCTGTTCCTTCCAGCGGCGGAACATGTCGCCGGGCAGCGCCTCGCCCGCCGAGACGCAGGCGCGCAGGGAGGAGAGATCGCGTTTCTGCGTTTCCAGCGCCGCGAGCTGGGCGGCGTAGAGGGTCGGCACGCCGTAATAGATCGTCGGCTTGAAGGTCTCGATGTTCGAGAAGGTCGTGTCGGGCGTCGGCCGCCGGTCGTCGAGAATGGCGGTGCCGCCAACCCAGAGCGGGAACGTCATGCCGTTTCCCAGCCCATAGGCAAAGAAGAGCTTGGCGGCGGAGTAGCTGATGTCGTTCTCGCCGATCCCCAGCACGCGCACGCCGTAGAGTTCGCTGGTCACGACCATGTCGCGTTGCGCATGGACGGCGCCCTTGGGGCGGCCGGTCGAACCGGACGAGTAGAGCCAGAAACAGTCGTCCTCGGGCGCGGCGAGGCGGGGTTCGAGGACAGAAGAGGCCTTCGCCATCCCTGCAAGGAAGGTGTCGACCGTCATCGATTGGGGCGCCTTGGCGCCGAGCTGCTTGAGGGCCGGCACGATCTCGACCGTGAATTCCGAGGAATAGACGACGAGACCACAGCCGGAATCCTCGACCATGTAGGCGTAGTCCGGCGCGCGCAGCAGTGTGTTCGGGGGTACCGGTACGATGCCCGCCTTGATGGCCCCCCAGAACAGATAGAAGAAGGCCGGGCAGTCCTTCACCACCATGAGCAGCCGGTCGCCGGGCGCCAGCCCGCTTGCGAGGAGCGCATTGCCCGCCCGGTTCACCTGCTCGGCCAGCTCCGAATAGCTCACCGTTTCCTGCGCCGTGCGGATCGCCGCCTTTGCGCCGCGACCTTCGCCGACATGCCGGTCGATGAAGGGGACGACCACGTTGAAGCGGGTCGGCAGTTCGACCGAATGGGCCGGGGAGAAGGAAATGCCTGACGGAAGCGCCATTGGGGGCCCTGAAGGGGTTGATCGAACTCCATCGATACTGATCAGCCGGCCGACTCGCAACGCATGGGCGGGTTCGGCGTTAAGGCAGCCAGATCCCAGGAACCTAGACCGATGAACCAAGGTATTGTCTTCGCACTCGCTACCACCGTCCTGGCAGTGGCCGTGGCAGGTGCTCATGTAGTGGCGCCGCTGCCCGATGGCATGCAGCGCGGTACCGCCACGGCCGCAACCGGGGCGCAAACCCTCCAGGCTTCCTCCGGCCAGACTCCTTCGGCGAAACCGGTCCTTGGCGAGACGCGACAGGCGCCGGTGCCGCTTCTCATGCGTGAGAGGCTCCCCGTTGCGGCGCCCGTCGTCGAAACGGCCTCGGCGGGTATGCCTGCCCCGCAGGCTCCCGCAGTCAATGCCGAAAAGAACGGCTTTGCCAGGGGCGCCATTGAAGCGGACGGATATAAGTTCGTGGGGACGATTGCGCCCGGTCCCGACGGAACCTGGCGCGCGCGGGCCTTGCGCGGGAAAACCGAAGTCCTCCTGACCGTCGATCGCGAGGGGCGCGTCTCAACGGATTGAGACAGCGATCTCTCAACGTCGCGTTCGGCGCATTTCGGTGCAACCGATTGGCAGTGTCCACGTTCTTTCGATGCGGCCTTTGGCGGTTCAAGTAACCGTCCCTCTCCCCCGAGGGGCTGCAGGAGCCCGTCCTGGTCGCCCAGGGCGGGCTTTCCATTTTCGCTGGTCGACAAAGCAAACGCCCGCCGATGCATCGGCGGGCGTTTCGCGGCAGTAGAGCGGCTTACTGGAAGCGGATGTTTACCCGGCGCCCGGTCGGGTCGGCGACCCCGTCGCCGGCCTGGACGAGCGGTCTGGTTGGCGTGGGCCGGACCGTGATCGCTTCTGCAGGGGCGCCCTGGCGGATGAGTTCCTGTTTCACGGCGTTAGCACGATCGGCGGGTCCTTCGATCTGAACCGATGCCGAGTTCGCGGCGTCGGCGGCGCTTCGGATGGTCTCCATCGCTGACGCGGGAACGTACGTGTCGCTGATTCCCATGAACACTATCTGATCGGAGACCAGCGCATTGGGTGCCGACGCGAGGTCCTGACTCATGGCCGTGACGGCGTCAGGGCGAGACCCGCGAGGACGACGACAGAGCTGAGTGTTCGCATGATTTTTCTCCTTCCGTGGGCTGGTTGAGCGCAGATGACACGGTGAATGTTTCGTCTGAATTTCGTGCAACGATCGGCCATCGAAAGCGTTCAGTTTGGTTGCTGACACGCATTGCATCGAAAATGAAATTGCCCGGCTGATTTTTGCCTGAGGATTGCTTGCGTGTGCGCGAAGCCTGCGGCGTCGTTCGGCAGGATTTGCTAAGATGAGGCATGGAGATTCTCATCATCGTGGCCGTGTGTACCTTGGGCGGCGCTGCCTGGGGATGGTGGCGGGGCACGCAAAACATCGAGAACCCGCCGGACAAGTACGACTTTCCGGGAGGGATGACGCGCCGGGAGCATCTTGGCCAGCTCACCAAGAAGCATCGGAGGCGAAGACTTCCTCTCACGATCGGCGCCGGTCTGGCGGCGGGTACTGCTGCCTTTGTCGCGCTTCTGGCATTCGCCGTCTTCAAGCGCTGAGGCGGCGGAACGGTCTTCGCCGGCTTGCTGTTTCTGGCCGTGTCGCGCACCATGTGCGGGAACAACAAATGTAAGAGGGCGGGCGATGTCGGAAGAACGAAAGAAAGTTTTCCAGCGCTTTCAGGAGCGTCTGGCGCATCTCGAATCGGGCGCCCTTGCGGGGCCGGCACACTGGCACATTTTTCACCTGCACAACGCGCTGAAGGTGCTCCCCGACGATCACACCGCCGCCGACCTCCATCTCGACGAGTTCGACCGCGCAGAAATGGCGAGAGAAATGCCCGAACTCGCCGTCGACCAGGCGCCGAGCGTCGCGGAAATCCGCAACCGGTTCGACATGCTGGCGGGCGGCACCCTCTAGCCGCTGGCCCGCAAGATCGAGGCCGGGTCCAACGGCCGCAGCAAGATCACGATCTTCCCCGCAATGCAGTTGGGCGACGCGCCGCCGCAGCTTTACGTCCCGGCGCGCAACGGTTTCGCCGACATCGTTCGCCTCGGCCTGGCAACGGTGCGCCTGCTGACGTGAGATGCTGCCATGTTAGAACTCGTCGCATGGAGCCTCTGAAGAACTGCCCCCGCGAGACGCTGGCCGCCGTGCGCGGCGTACTGACGGACATCGACGACACCGTCTCCACCGAAGGCACGTTGTCCGCCGCTGCCTATGGCGCCCTTGAAACCCTGAAGAAGGCCGGCTTGCTGGTCGTGCCGGTGACCGGCCGTCCGGCCGGCTGGTGCGACCACATCGCGCGCTTCTGGCACGTCGATGCCGTGGTCGGCGAAAATGGCGCTTTCTGGATGTGGCACGACCACGGGCAGAAGCGGCTGCGCACGCGCTTCATCCAGTCCGACTCCGAGCGCGCCGAAGGCAGGGCCAGGCTGGAGCGGGTGCGGGAGGACGTCCTGCGGGAGGTGCCGGGTGCCGGTATCGCGTCCGACCAGCCTTATCGCGTGGCCGACCTCGCCGTGGATTTCCGCGAAGACGTGCCGCCGCTGTCGCCTGCCGACATCCAGCGCATCGTGGAGATTTTCGAGCGCCACGGTGCCCATGCCAAGGTGAGTTCGATTCACGTCAACGGCTGGTTCGGCGACTACGACAAACTGACGACCAGCCGCGCGATGATGCAGGAACTGTTCGGTATCGACCTGGCGGCCGAACGCGGGAACTACGTCTTTGCGGGCGATTCGCCCAACGACGCACCGATGTTCGGCTGGTTCACCAACGCCGTCGGCGTGGCCAACGTCGCCGACTTCGCGGACCGCCTGCAACATCGGCCGCGCTGGATCACCGTGGGCCGATCGGGCGCGGGTTTCGTCGAACTCGCCGAGGCGCTGCTCGCGGCGCGACGGTAGTCAACGCGCTGGCGGTGGTGGCGGACCGATCAG contains these protein-coding regions:
- a CDS encoding HAD-IIB family hydrolase — translated: MEPLKNCPRETLAAVRGVLTDIDDTVSTEGTLSAAAYGALETLKKAGLLVVPVTGRPAGWCDHIARFWHVDAVVGENGAFWMWHDHGQKRLRTRFIQSDSERAEGRARLERVREDVLREVPGAGIASDQPYRVADLAVDFREDVPPLSPADIQRIVEIFERHGAHAKVSSIHVNGWFGDYDKLTTSRAMMQELFGIDLAAERGNYVFAGDSPNDAPMFGWFTNAVGVANVADFADRLQHRPRWITVGRSGAGFVELAEALLAARR
- a CDS encoding benzoate-CoA ligase family protein; the encoded protein is MALPSGISFSPAHSVELPTRFNVVVPFIDRHVGEGRGAKAAIRTAQETVSYSELAEQVNRAGNALLASGLAPGDRLLMVVKDCPAFFYLFWGAIKAGIVPVPPNTLLRAPDYAYMVEDSGCGLVVYSSEFTVEIVPALKQLGAKAPQSMTVDTFLAGMAKASSVLEPRLAAPEDDCFWLYSSGSTGRPKGAVHAQRDMVVTSELYGVRVLGIGENDISYSAAKLFFAYGLGNGMTFPLWVGGTAILDDRRPTPDTTFSNIETFKPTIYYGVPTLYAAQLAALETQKRDLSSLRACVSAGEALPGDMFRRWKEQTGTIILDGIGSTEALHIFIGNRLDDYRPGTSGKPVPGYEARILDENGDPVAKGESGRLWIKAESAARYYWNKPEKTAETMVNGWLNTGDTYREDEDGYFIYEGRSDDMLKVGGIWCSPVEIENCLIGHPAVLEAAVVGQTDEQSLIKPKAIVVLKQPGDAGAALTDALMAHCKRTLAPYKYPRWIEYVPELPKTATGKIQRFKLRG
- a CDS encoding ABC transporter substrate-binding protein; the encoded protein is MKNKLFGTATIAAAMAFGLPAVAQSPIKVGFVSTFSGPQAAIGEDMRRSVELAKEHLGGKMGGKPFEIIYEDDQFKPDVGKARSEKLVQQDKVNFISGYIWSNVLLASLKTVVDEGDTILISANAGPSAIAGELCNKNFFSTSWQNDQTPMAMGDYLNTKGVKSLYLVGPNYAAGKDMLAGVKRTYKGKIVSEDFTKWPDQLDFSAELTKIAAAKPDGIFIFYPGAHGVQFVKQWAQSGLNKTVPLYQVFSIDAITLPQQGDLALGTLGAQEWVNDLPGEANKKYVEDFKKKHGVYPSYYGAQSYDAIMLMASAADALKGDLSNKDKVRAEMKKANFKSVRGDFKFGNNNFPIQNFYIQEAVKDPQGMMTVKTIATAVKNAVDPFAEKCPMK